Proteins encoded together in one Ignavibacteria bacterium window:
- a CDS encoding T9SS type A sorting domain-containing protein: MKKLILTTAIAIILNFISAVSYSQSFTDVVALQRVYFTGNNIFNYFQNTGIFNQNTTNGNTAGLFWAADSMKSYCFTAGFNMSAIINGKLAQLAGSYKGEYAPGYFIDSLYNTNTDMKLYKVNRTDNSWNNPDYANWYKMIPFGAPFEDINNNCIYDDGIDKPGVPEASQTLFIVYADGDLSQRSPGEGFGGGIKNPIFGTEVRLTVWAYEIYLPDVQYMRYQIVNKSKNTWDSTYFGIFADPDSPLPDFASYRDIPGCDTLLNLGYSWNNDSTFVCGAYGVQLLQGPYNKVTGDTIGMTAFTFSRMQYLCQGEANGEPRSAYNYMKGYKTDGTSFLDPTYTPYKKTKFAFSGDPETNAGWTPAKGFIFNCGGVDTGAIILLPGYDDKFLLGTGADNLRIMPGDTQNVYFSQLLAKGITNKNSVTKLKSLAYSNIVFFKSGMAQDVEKNCGSVKPIPDDFGISQNFPNPFNGSTIIRYSIPRSSYVKITIYDMLGKEIAVPVNGQISAGYYETSISAKNLSSGIYFYRMEVTDNTVSNSLKLGRVYKMAVIK; encoded by the coding sequence ATGAAGAAGTTAATTCTAACTACAGCTATAGCAATAATTCTGAATTTCATTTCTGCAGTTTCTTATTCACAGTCTTTCACGGACGTTGTTGCACTTCAAAGAGTTTACTTTACAGGAAATAATATATTTAATTACTTTCAGAACACGGGGATATTCAATCAAAACACAACAAACGGAAACACTGCCGGTTTATTCTGGGCGGCGGATTCTATGAAGAGTTACTGCTTTACGGCGGGGTTCAATATGTCGGCAATAATAAACGGCAAACTCGCACAGTTAGCAGGATCTTACAAGGGAGAATATGCTCCGGGTTATTTTATTGATTCATTGTACAATACAAATACGGATATGAAACTTTATAAAGTTAACAGGACTGATAATTCATGGAATAATCCTGACTATGCAAACTGGTATAAAATGATTCCGTTCGGCGCTCCCTTTGAAGACATAAACAATAACTGCATTTATGACGACGGTATTGACAAGCCCGGTGTACCAGAAGCGAGCCAGACTTTATTTATAGTATATGCAGACGGGGATTTGTCACAAAGAAGTCCAGGTGAAGGTTTTGGCGGCGGAATTAAAAATCCGATATTCGGTACAGAAGTACGCTTGACAGTATGGGCTTATGAGATTTATTTACCTGATGTACAATACATGAGATATCAGATTGTAAACAAAAGCAAAAATACATGGGACAGTACGTACTTCGGAATATTTGCCGATCCTGATTCTCCTCTGCCAGATTTTGCAAGTTATAGAGATATTCCCGGATGCGACACACTTTTAAATCTTGGTTACAGCTGGAATAATGATTCTACTTTTGTTTGCGGGGCTTACGGCGTTCAGCTTTTACAGGGACCTTATAATAAAGTTACCGGGGATACGATTGGAATGACAGCGTTTACTTTCAGCAGAATGCAATATCTTTGTCAAGGAGAAGCAAACGGAGAGCCGCGAAGTGCGTACAACTACATGAAAGGATACAAGACAGACGGTACGTCGTTTCTTGACCCAACATACACACCATACAAAAAGACAAAGTTTGCGTTTTCGGGAGACCCTGAAACGAATGCGGGATGGACGCCTGCAAAAGGATTTATCTTTAATTGCGGCGGGGTTGACACGGGGGCTATTATTCTGCTACCCGGATATGACGATAAATTTCTTTTAGGAACGGGAGCGGATAATTTGAGAATTATGCCGGGTGATACGCAGAATGTGTACTTTTCACAATTACTTGCTAAAGGAATAACGAATAAGAACTCAGTAACAAAGCTTAAGTCTCTTGCATATTCTAATATAGTGTTTTTCAAGTCGGGCATGGCACAAGACGTTGAGAAGAACTGCGGAAGCGTAAAACCAATACCTGATGATTTCGGGATATCGCAGAATTTTCCAAATCCATTTAACGGCAGCACGATTATACGGTATAGTATTCCGAGAAGTTCATACGTAAAAATTACCATTTATGATATGCTCGGGAAAGAGATTGCAGTGCCTGTGAACGGACAGATATCGGCGGGTTATTATGAAACGAGCATATCGGCAAAGAACCTTTCATCTGGGATATATTTTTACAGGATGGAAGTTACGGATAATACAGTAAGCAATTCTTTGAAACTCGGAAGGGTTTACAAGATGGCCGTGATTAAATAA
- a CDS encoding DUF4239 domain-containing protein: MKIFLDLPFIASIAILSVIFIVIFIVTEKLVIRKLQQDILLENHTVSGFIYNAVCVVYAVLIAFVVFVIWTDLENTNAKIEGEANNLLNLYYDSNAYPDSIKKEIQSTIRDYTKEVTQDEWVSLAEGKSDPEAQRLFIKLNRIFLSIKSSEVANTEVLSQSLDNMKEIREYRRHRILSSKQNMPDILWLVLIISAVIIIAFTFLFSVKVAWQNNVMTAFLVFVNVLVLYLIYVLDNPFKGYDAIKPDAFQPLIDIITRVAKKTP; encoded by the coding sequence ATGAAAATATTTCTTGATTTACCGTTTATAGCTTCTATTGCCATTCTTTCGGTTATTTTCATTGTAATATTTATCGTAACCGAAAAACTCGTTATCCGGAAACTCCAGCAAGACATACTTCTGGAAAATCATACTGTAAGCGGATTCATATATAACGCAGTTTGCGTTGTATATGCTGTATTAATTGCTTTTGTTGTTTTTGTTATATGGACAGATCTTGAAAACACAAATGCAAAAATCGAGGGTGAAGCGAATAACCTTCTGAATCTGTATTATGATTCAAATGCTTATCCAGACTCTATCAAAAAGGAGATTCAATCAACAATCCGGGATTACACAAAAGAGGTCACTCAGGATGAATGGGTCAGCCTGGCTGAGGGAAAAAGCGACCCAGAAGCACAAAGATTGTTCATAAAACTGAACAGAATATTTCTTAGCATAAAATCCAGTGAAGTGGCAAATACTGAGGTTCTTTCTCAGTCACTTGACAATATGAAAGAAATCAGAGAATACAGAAGGCACCGTATTTTAAGCAGCAAACAGAATATGCCCGACATATTATGGCTAGTTTTGATAATTTCAGCAGTTATTATTATTGCATTTACTTTTCTCTTTAGCGTAAAAGTGGCGTGGCAAAATAATGTAATGACTGCTTTTTTAGTGTTTGTCAATGTACTTGTTTTATACCTTATATATGTACTTGATAATCCATTCAAGGGTTATGATGCCATAAAACCGGATGCATTTCAGCCACTGATAGATATTATTACCAGAGTTGCCAAGAAAACACCTTAA
- a CDS encoding EFR1 family ferrodoxin (N-terminal region resembles flavodoxins. C-terminal ferrodoxin region binds two 4Fe-4S clusters.), translated as MKNIAKTSVFDSLVVYYFSGTGNALRASEWISEAAEKYNMVIHLHSIDRFDKIIPPELKDKTLIAFCYPTHGFNPAPLMLNFIVKFPRGKSSIVLINTRGGLKFRNVYFPGISGLAQLLPMLILFLKGYKIRGSLPFDMPSNWISIHPGLTDSAVKDIIKRRREQIFRFAERLLEKGRAFSYKFFVYMPLDIFVVPITVGYYFCGRYILAKSFFASADCNDCRICVDNCPTQSIRLINNRPYWKYTCESCMRCIGICPKKSIQTAHSFVITMIYLFSLIPVTAAAVNILDLKSSGILQDIIVRVINWIAVFIFMVAGYFIFSQMLRIKIVNRIFEYTSFTRYWKRYIVPEIKPKDFHFK; from the coding sequence ATGAAAAATATTGCTAAGACGTCAGTTTTCGACTCGCTGGTTGTGTATTATTTTTCGGGAACCGGGAATGCACTGAGAGCTTCGGAATGGATTTCCGAAGCAGCCGAAAAGTACAATATGGTAATTCATCTTCATTCCATTGACAGGTTTGATAAAATCATTCCCCCGGAATTGAAAGACAAAACACTGATTGCTTTTTGCTATCCAACACACGGTTTTAATCCAGCTCCGCTAATGCTTAATTTTATTGTTAAATTTCCGCGGGGTAAATCATCCATTGTTCTTATCAACACAAGGGGTGGACTGAAATTCAGAAATGTATATTTTCCGGGTATAAGCGGACTGGCACAGCTTCTTCCGATGCTGATTCTTTTCTTGAAGGGTTATAAAATCAGGGGTTCGCTACCGTTTGATATGCCGTCTAACTGGATTTCTATTCATCCCGGCCTTACAGATTCTGCCGTAAAGGATATCATTAAAAGAAGAAGAGAACAAATCTTCAGGTTTGCGGAAAGACTTTTAGAAAAAGGCAGAGCGTTTAGTTATAAATTTTTTGTTTATATGCCTCTTGATATATTTGTTGTACCTATAACAGTCGGTTATTATTTCTGCGGAAGGTATATATTAGCAAAATCTTTTTTTGCATCTGCTGATTGTAATGACTGTAGAATTTGCGTTGATAACTGTCCAACACAATCAATCAGGCTAATAAATAACAGACCGTACTGGAAATACACATGCGAAAGCTGCATGAGGTGCATAGGAATCTGCCCCAAAAAGTCTATACAGACTGCTCATTCATTCGTTATTACTATGATTTATTTATTTTCACTTATTCCGGTTACTGCAGCGGCGGTTAATATACTCGATCTGAAATCTTCCGGCATATTGCAGGATATTATTGTACGCGTGATAAACTGGATAGCAGTGTTTATATTTATGGTTGCGGGATATTTTATCTTTTCACAGATGCTGCGCATAAAAATAGTTAACCGTATTTTCGAATATACATCTTTCACGCGATATTGGAAAAGATATATTGTTCCGGAAATAAAACCAAAAGACTTCCATTTCAAATAA
- a CDS encoding YhcH/YjgK/YiaL family protein, with product MIIDKLSNSGIYEFKNERIKKAITFIKSTDIDSLPDCMSEIDGENIYVIKSVYKTKNKEESYLEAHKKYIDIQYIVSGTEKIGYAPLNSQKIHKDYDEKNDYELYGGECSYITFSKGMFAILFPEDLHKPGIINDTNSEDVTKIVVKVRV from the coding sequence ATGATAATCGATAAACTAAGCAATTCAGGCATATATGAATTTAAAAATGAAAGAATAAAAAAGGCTATTACTTTTATCAAATCAACGGACATTGATTCACTTCCTGACTGCATGTCTGAAATTGATGGTGAAAATATTTATGTAATAAAAAGTGTTTACAAAACGAAAAACAAGGAAGAGTCTTATCTTGAAGCTCACAAAAAGTACATTGATATTCAGTATATAGTAAGCGGTACCGAAAAGATAGGATATGCGCCTTTGAATTCACAGAAAATACATAAGGACTATGATGAAAAAAACGATTACGAACTTTATGGGGGCGAATGCTCTTACATAACTTTCAGCAAGGGTATGTTTGCAATACTCTTCCCCGAAGATTTACATAAGCCTGGTATAATTAATGACACTAATTCCGAAGATGTGACAAAGATTGTTGTAAAGGTAAGAGTTTAG
- a CDS encoding NAD(P)H-dependent oxidoreductase translates to MQLLEALNWRYAVKRMNGFKLPEEKINRILEAVRLSPSAYGLQPYNIYMIESEDLKKRIRLAAFDQPQVTECSHLLVFAAWDNVTEIHVQDYLSFVAAERNLTIDKLEKLKHHIMKFVNSRTAKEKHEWAVRQTYLTLGTAITAAALEGVDSIPIEGFSPDEVDKILNLKDRGLKSAALFALGYRDEENDFLAKAKKVRRPIQKLIIMT, encoded by the coding sequence ATGCAATTACTCGAAGCACTAAACTGGCGTTATGCAGTTAAGAGAATGAACGGCTTTAAACTACCCGAAGAAAAGATAAACAGAATTTTGGAAGCTGTAAGACTATCACCTTCTGCATACGGATTACAGCCATATAATATCTATATGATTGAAAGCGAAGATCTTAAAAAGAGAATAAGGTTAGCCGCATTTGACCAGCCGCAGGTTACAGAATGCTCCCATTTATTAGTTTTTGCAGCTTGGGATAATGTGACAGAAATACATGTTCAGGATTATCTGAGTTTCGTCGCCGCAGAAAGGAACTTGACTATTGATAAACTTGAAAAACTTAAGCACCATATAATGAAGTTTGTAAACAGTCGGACCGCAAAAGAAAAACATGAGTGGGCAGTAAGACAAACATATTTAACGCTTGGAACGGCAATTACTGCCGCAGCACTTGAAGGCGTTGATTCGATACCGATAGAAGGTTTCTCTCCTGATGAAGTTGATAAAATTCTAAACCTTAAAGATAGAGGGCTTAAAAGTGCTGCCCTTTTTGCACTCGGCTATCGTGATGAAGAAAACGATTTTCTTGCAAAGGCTAAGAAAGTACGCAGACCTATACAGAAACTTATTATTATGACTTAA